A part of Toxotes jaculatrix isolate fToxJac2 chromosome 24, fToxJac2.pri, whole genome shotgun sequence genomic DNA contains:
- the wbp4 gene encoding WW domain-binding protein 4: MADYWKSQPRKFCQYCKCWIADNKPSVEFHERGKNHKENVAAKISEIKKKSIDKAKQEERMSKDFAAMEEAAMKAYQEDLKRMEREAEGSSSPAQTTTETTQPKQPKPQAKFQPRKQQKKEGKARPKPIEQTETQVWVEGQTDDGHTYYYNTITGESQWEKPEGFQGESTATANPQQTESSSGCPWMEAISPDGYTYYYNTETGESSWEKPADFPLNEASGSGYSKEEKSQEEPSTPQPEPLSGEEESSNGAQVSQEAEVPEQASQQPKVPKISFRKRKAEVEPSGEEGEDKASDDTPKEDAKEMKKEEGVQSTTAEPEEKKEKEATQGETQAKRPKAANPYGTWEQIQQEEDPYASVDLQLPQVEGSTASAPADLPTEPKPKFKERVITSLGDEGGPASFRKNKTQNGKSRNLRQRDSDN, encoded by the exons AT GGCCGACTACTGGAAATCACAACCGAGGAAATTCTGTCAGTACTGCAAGTGTTGGATTGCGGACAATAAGCCT AGCGTCGAGTTCCATGAAAGAGGGAAGAATCATAAAGAAAATGTGGCTGCCAAAATTTCAGAG ATTAAAAAGAAGAGCATTGACAAGGCAAAGCAGGAGGAACGTATGTCTAAAGACTTTGCAGCGATGGAGGAGGCTGCGATGAAAGCGTATCAGGAAGATCTGAAGAGGATGGAAAGGGAGGCAGAAG gATCAAGTTCACCAgcccaaacaacaacagaaacaacacagccAAAACAGCCAAAACCTCAGGCAAAATTTCAGCccagaaaacagcaaaagaaagaagggaaagcAAGACCGAAACCCatagaacaaacagaaacacaggttTGGGTTGAAGGACAAACAGATGATGGACACACATACTACTACAATACAATAACTGGAG AATCTCAATGGGAAAAACCAGAAGGTTTCCAAGGAGAAAGTACAGCCACTGCAAACCCTCAACAGACAGAG AGCTCTTCAGGCTGCCCTTGGATGGAAGCCATCAGCCCTGATGGTTATACATATTACTATAACACAGAGACTGGAG AGTCCAGCTGGGAGAAACCAGCAGACTTTCCTTTGAATGAAGCATCTGGATCTGGGtacagcaaagaggaaaagagtCAGGAGGAGCCTTCCACCCCTCAGCCGGAGCCACTttcaggagaagaagagagctcCAACGGGGCCCAGGTGTCTCAGGAAGCTGAGGTCCCTGAACAAGCCAGTCAGCAGCCCAAAGTCCCAAAGATCAGCTTcagg aaaagaaaagcagaggtcGAGCCCtcaggagaagagggagaagataAAGCCAGTGATGATACTCCAAAAGAGGATGCTAAGGAgatgaaaaaggaggagggggtcCAAAGCACAACAGCTGAAcctgaggagaagaaagagaaagaggcaacACAAGGGGAGACCCAAGCCAAAAGGCCGAAAGCTGCCAATCCATATGGAACCTGGGAACAGATCCAGCAAGAGGAGGATCCGTA TGCCAGTGTGGACCTACAGTTGCCCCAGGTGGAGGGAAGCACAGCCAGCGCTCCAGCCGACCTCCCAACAGAGCCCAAACCCAAGTTCAAGGAACGCGTCATCACCTCCCTTGGAGATGAAGGCGGACCTGCTTCATTCAGGAAGAACAAGACACAGAACGGCAAATCCAGGAACCTccgacagagagacagtgacaaCTGA
- the mtrf1 gene encoding peptide chain release factor 1, mitochondrial isoform X2, with the protein MKSQDFSESLKESSSAPGGRGGGWRTLTGHKYANITEVPLWSTAATKRLCHSGLGDLYKNESVQRYLQQLMEEYRDLSKNLQHAHLSDSDRKVFIKRHTELLPLVNIFGNVEQALKDHEEVYSLLHASTKDEDEQLIQLLREEEAQITSKILALRKDLIKALMPTDPLDSSNVLLEVVSGRTTGGDICQQFSSEMFDMYQGFASYKNWDFEVYNYTPADYGGLHHAAVRITGDNVYRYLKHEGGTHRVQRIPEVGLSSRMQRIHTGTMTVIVLPQPVEIDVHVDPKDLRIDTFRSRGAGGQSVNTTDSAVRIVHLPTGITAECQQSRSQLQNRDTAMRVLRARLYQSMMGKETEQRDTARKQQVGARSQSDRIRTYNFSQDRVTDHRTGYVTRDIKEFMKGGEALDNLISDLLEHTEREALLDVVERSSSSLRKPESGQPAD; encoded by the exons ATGAAAAGCCAGGATTTTTCTGAGTCCCTGAAGGAAAG CAGTAGCGctccaggaggaagaggaggaggatggaggacaCTGACAGGACACAAGTATGCTAACATCACAGAGGTGCCACTGTGGAgtacagcagcaacaaaacGTCTCTGTCACAGTGGTCTGGGGGACTTGTATAAGAACGAGTCTGTTCAGAGGTACCTTCAGCAGCTCATGGAGGAGTACAGAGACCTCAGCAAGAACTTACAGCATGCTCACCTCAGCGATTCAGACAGAAAAGTGTTTataaagagacacacagagctTCTGCCTCTGGTAAATATATTTGGTAATGTTGAACAGGCTCTGAAAGACCATGAGGAAGTCTATTCACTACTGCATG CTAGTACcaaagatgaagatgaacaaCTGATCCAGCTGTTAAGAGAGGAGGAAGCACAGATCACCAGCAAGATTTTGGCTTTAAGAAAAGAT TTGATCAAAGCTCTCATGCCCACTGACCCTCTTGATTCCAGTAATGTCCTGCTGGAGGTTGTATCAGGACGGACGACAGGAG GTGACATTTGTCAGCAATTCAGCAGTGAAATGTTTGATATGTATCAGGGCTTTGCCTCTTACAAGAACTGGGACTTTGAGGTTTACAACTACACACCTGCTGATTACG GTGGTTTGCATCATGCAGCAGTGAGAATAACCGGGGACAATGTGTACAGATATCTGAAGCATGAAGGAGGAACCCACCGGGTGCAACGGATCCCTGAGGTGGGCCTCTCCTCCAGGATGCAGCGTATCCACACAGGAACCATGACTGTCATTGTCCTGCCTCAGCCAGTGGAG ATTGATGTCCACGTTGATCCAAAGGATCTTCGCATTGACACTTTTAGATCTCGAGGTGCTGGGGGCCAGAgtgtcaacacaacagacagTGCAGTGCGCATCGTTCATCTCCCCACCG GCATAACAGCTGAATGTCAGCAGAGTCGCTCTCAGCTGCAAAACAGAGACACTGCCATGCGAGTGCTGAGGGCCCGGCTCTACCAGAGCATGATGGGTAAAGAGACCGAGCAAAGGGATACAGCACGAAAGCAGCAG GTGGGTGCACGTTCTCAGTCAGACAGGATTCGCACCTACAACTTCAGCCAGGATCGTGTCACAGACCACAGGACTGGATATGTAACTAGAGATATTAAG GAGTTCATGAAAGGAGGGGAGGCTCTCGACAATCTGATTTCTGACCTACTTGAACATACAGAGAGGGAGGCTCTTCTGGACGTGgtggagagaagcagcagcagtctgagaaaACCAGAATCTGGCCAACCTGCAGACTGA
- the mtrf1 gene encoding peptide chain release factor 1, mitochondrial isoform X1, with the protein MLNVNIKHKKKKIKLVLECLSSWAYENHITSYSSHNSFLASPRRHFRNYIRFLSVLAAVGNENSTKTRVNIVLFNSLLCKCSEMRVGRCFRLCSLCSRVLYSSSAPGGRGGGWRTLTGHKYANITEVPLWSTAATKRLCHSGLGDLYKNESVQRYLQQLMEEYRDLSKNLQHAHLSDSDRKVFIKRHTELLPLVNIFGNVEQALKDHEEVYSLLHASTKDEDEQLIQLLREEEAQITSKILALRKDLIKALMPTDPLDSSNVLLEVVSGRTTGGDICQQFSSEMFDMYQGFASYKNWDFEVYNYTPADYGGLHHAAVRITGDNVYRYLKHEGGTHRVQRIPEVGLSSRMQRIHTGTMTVIVLPQPVEIDVHVDPKDLRIDTFRSRGAGGQSVNTTDSAVRIVHLPTGITAECQQSRSQLQNRDTAMRVLRARLYQSMMGKETEQRDTARKQQVGARSQSDRIRTYNFSQDRVTDHRTGYVTRDIKEFMKGGEALDNLISDLLEHTEREALLDVVERSSSSLRKPESGQPAD; encoded by the exons ATGCTAAATgttaacataaaacataaaaaaaaaaaaataaaattggtGTTAGAGTGTTTAAGCAGCTGGGCTTAtgaaaatcacatcacatcctACAGCTCCCACAATTCCTTTCTTGCGTCTCCTCGACGTCATTTCCGAAACTACATCCGGTTTCTGTCAGTGCTAGCTGCAGTGGGCAATGAAAACAGTACAAAAACACGTGTgaacattgttttatttaactcATTGCTCTGCAAATGTAGTGAAATGCGCGTCGGTCGCTGTTTTCGACTGTGCTCACTGTGTAGCCGTGTACTTTACAGCAGTAGCGctccaggaggaagaggaggaggatggaggacaCTGACAGGACACAAGTATGCTAACATCACAGAGGTGCCACTGTGGAgtacagcagcaacaaaacGTCTCTGTCACAGTGGTCTGGGGGACTTGTATAAGAACGAGTCTGTTCAGAGGTACCTTCAGCAGCTCATGGAGGAGTACAGAGACCTCAGCAAGAACTTACAGCATGCTCACCTCAGCGATTCAGACAGAAAAGTGTTTataaagagacacacagagctTCTGCCTCTGGTAAATATATTTGGTAATGTTGAACAGGCTCTGAAAGACCATGAGGAAGTCTATTCACTACTGCATG CTAGTACcaaagatgaagatgaacaaCTGATCCAGCTGTTAAGAGAGGAGGAAGCACAGATCACCAGCAAGATTTTGGCTTTAAGAAAAGAT TTGATCAAAGCTCTCATGCCCACTGACCCTCTTGATTCCAGTAATGTCCTGCTGGAGGTTGTATCAGGACGGACGACAGGAG GTGACATTTGTCAGCAATTCAGCAGTGAAATGTTTGATATGTATCAGGGCTTTGCCTCTTACAAGAACTGGGACTTTGAGGTTTACAACTACACACCTGCTGATTACG GTGGTTTGCATCATGCAGCAGTGAGAATAACCGGGGACAATGTGTACAGATATCTGAAGCATGAAGGAGGAACCCACCGGGTGCAACGGATCCCTGAGGTGGGCCTCTCCTCCAGGATGCAGCGTATCCACACAGGAACCATGACTGTCATTGTCCTGCCTCAGCCAGTGGAG ATTGATGTCCACGTTGATCCAAAGGATCTTCGCATTGACACTTTTAGATCTCGAGGTGCTGGGGGCCAGAgtgtcaacacaacagacagTGCAGTGCGCATCGTTCATCTCCCCACCG GCATAACAGCTGAATGTCAGCAGAGTCGCTCTCAGCTGCAAAACAGAGACACTGCCATGCGAGTGCTGAGGGCCCGGCTCTACCAGAGCATGATGGGTAAAGAGACCGAGCAAAGGGATACAGCACGAAAGCAGCAG GTGGGTGCACGTTCTCAGTCAGACAGGATTCGCACCTACAACTTCAGCCAGGATCGTGTCACAGACCACAGGACTGGATATGTAACTAGAGATATTAAG GAGTTCATGAAAGGAGGGGAGGCTCTCGACAATCTGATTTCTGACCTACTTGAACATACAGAGAGGGAGGCTCTTCTGGACGTGgtggagagaagcagcagcagtctgagaaaACCAGAATCTGGCCAACCTGCAGACTGA